The genomic region TCGGTTTCCCGGTGGACACGATCAATGCCGTCATGAGCAAAGAGTTCGCCGAGAAGAACCCGGTGGCGCGCAAATTCCTCTCTGAAGTCAGCATCCCGACAGCCGCTGAAAGTGCGCAAAACCTGCGCATGCAGAACGGTGAAAAGTCGCTCGCTGACATCAAGCGTCATGCCGCGGAATGGATCAAGGCCAACCAGCAAGCCTATGACGGTTGGTTGAGTGACGCCCGGGCGGCAGCGAAGTAATCGGTTCGACCACGGTTTGGCGGCGGGCGGTGCCAGTCGCCACACCCCAAAGTTGTCGTTTCAGTGAAGGTGAGCGGGTGACGCAAGATGGAAACGTTCCAGAGTCCGTTGAAACAACAGAACATCGGCTTTCGCCCATCCACCGTGATGTCGGGCCATGAACGTGTGGTGCGGGTGGCGTTTATCCTGCTCGATCATTTTTCGTTGACGACCCTTTCAACGGCGATGGATGCCCTGGCCACTGGAAACCTGATCAATGGCGAAACGATTTACCAGGTGTCGACCTACTCACTGCAGGGCGGGCTGGTTGAAAGTGATATCGGCGTGTCGCTGGCCTCGCAAAGACTGGTGGCGGAAGGCTTCAGTCATGATGCAGTGATTGTCGTCGGAGGCCAGCGCGTGCGGCTTGCCGCGCAGCCAGTGCTGCGCCGAGTGCTGAAGAAGTCCTCGGGCAAAGGGATCGTTGCCGGTTGCTGGAATGCCGCGTTTTATCTCGCCGATGCCGGTTTGCTCGAGACTGGAGACTTTGCTTGTCACAGCGACAGCTGCGGACTGCTCTATGAATATTTCCCGCAGTTGAAGGTATCGACTCGCGAGTTTATTTGCACACAGCGCCGGGCCACTTGCGCCAACGCTCATTCAGCGCTGGATATGACCTTGGCGATCATGCAGGAACTGGGTGCGCACAACGATGCGCCATTGGTTGATGAAATAAAAAGGGTTCACCAGTCTGGACATCTTCAACCGAAGACTGCCGACAGTCTGCGCTGTTCAGCGATTCCCAAGCCTTTGAACATCGCGCTCGACTTGATGGAAAAAAACATTGAGGAACCGTTGGAAATTGACGCAATCGCCAGCCAGGTTGGCGTGTCTCGCCGGCAACTGGAAAGACGGTTTGCCCGCTATCTCAATGCTGCACCGAATCGCTACTACCTGGAACTGCGTTTGACTCGGGCCCGGCAATTGATTGTGCAAAGTGATCGTTCGTTGACGGATGTGGCACTGGCCACCGGGTTTGTCAGCTATCCGCACTTCTATAAACGCTTCAAGGATCTGTTTGGCTTACCGCCCATGACCTTCAGGGATTACTACTACGCCAACGACTATGCCAGTAGCGGACGTTATGCCGTGGCGGCCAGTTTTTAAAACAAACAGTCAGTCGTCACTGTTTGCGCAAGTGCCAGTTTTGCAAGTTTCCGGATCAACGCCACTGCGTGCGTTTGCTTTGTGCCGCGTGCGTTTTGCAACTTCAACGATTAACGGTTCAACACTATGAAAGTCAGTTCATTACCCGCCGATGATGATAGTTGTGGCTGGTTTCATTTGAGCAAGCCACGCAGTCCCGAGCCGGCTCACCGCGGGCACCGTTCAGCCCGCTGGGTGATCATCGGTGCCGGCTTCACGGGGCTGGCGTGTGCGCGGCAACTGGCGTTGAATTTTCCCGACGACGAAGTGGTGCTTATCGAAGCGCAGGAAGTCGGACTGGGGCCATCGGGACGTAACGCCGGTTTTGCTATAGATCTTCCCCATGACATTGGTGCTGAGGATTACATCGGTGACATCGCACTGGCACGCACCAGTTTGAAACTCAATCTGGCCGGCCAATCGATCCTTCGCGAGCTGGTCAATCAATACCGCATCGAATGCCAGATGAAAGCCTGCGGCAAATATCAGGCAGCGGTAGAGAACCGCGGTATCGCCGTACTCGATGCCTATCGCCGGGGCCTGGAAAAACTCGATCAGCCCTTTCAAATGATTGATGCCGACGAATTGCCCGAACACTTGGGCACACGGTTTTACCGCCAGGCATTGTTCACCCCGGGTGCGGTGCTACTGCAGCCGTCCGGACTGGTGAAGGGCCTCGCCGACCATCTGCCATCGAACGTCACGCTGTATGAGCGCACACCGATTCTGGAAGTGGAATACGGCGCCAAAACGCTGCTCAAACACGCCCACGGCAGCATCACTGCCGACAAGCTGATTCTGGCGAACAACTCGTTCGGTATGCGCTTCGGTTTCCTG from Pseudomonas tensinigenes harbors:
- a CDS encoding GlxA family transcriptional regulator, whose protein sequence is METFQSPLKQQNIGFRPSTVMSGHERVVRVAFILLDHFSLTTLSTAMDALATGNLINGETIYQVSTYSLQGGLVESDIGVSLASQRLVAEGFSHDAVIVVGGQRVRLAAQPVLRRVLKKSSGKGIVAGCWNAAFYLADAGLLETGDFACHSDSCGLLYEYFPQLKVSTREFICTQRRATCANAHSALDMTLAIMQELGAHNDAPLVDEIKRVHQSGHLQPKTADSLRCSAIPKPLNIALDLMEKNIEEPLEIDAIASQVGVSRRQLERRFARYLNAAPNRYYLELRLTRARQLIVQSDRSLTDVALATGFVSYPHFYKRFKDLFGLPPMTFRDYYYANDYASSGRYAVAASF
- a CDS encoding NAD(P)/FAD-dependent oxidoreductase, whose amino-acid sequence is MKVSSLPADDDSCGWFHLSKPRSPEPAHRGHRSARWVIIGAGFTGLACARQLALNFPDDEVVLIEAQEVGLGPSGRNAGFAIDLPHDIGAEDYIGDIALARTSLKLNLAGQSILRELVNQYRIECQMKACGKYQAAVENRGIAVLDAYRRGLEKLDQPFQMIDADELPEHLGTRFYRQALFTPGAVLLQPSGLVKGLADHLPSNVTLYERTPILEVEYGAKTLLKHAHGSITADKLILANNSFGMRFGFLQGRMLPIYTYASITRPLTEEEQARLGGKPFWGAIPADPFGTTVRRTPDNRLLIRNSFTFNPDGRSNSKYNERFVRRHKASFDQRFPMLPGVTFDYTWGGALAMSRNHNGFFGELAPNVYGALGCNGLGVTRGTVTGKLLADWLAGQRDPLIDFLLQAPGPNSNPPEPFLSLGVNMNLKWGQYRAGRES